A stretch of Rhea pennata isolate bPtePen1 chromosome 18, bPtePen1.pri, whole genome shotgun sequence DNA encodes these proteins:
- the GOLGA2 gene encoding golgin subfamily A member 2 isoform X3, whose protein sequence is MADGSRQSKLAAAKKKLKEYQQKNSPGATAGAKKKRKTKEGSRPETPTNDDRQSPENINEGEDHKNALDENRSLSSTESLRQLSEQLNGLVSQSTSYVNGESAVSSTNIKEMETRYQELAVALDSSNLTNKQLITKIEELKQQNQEAMNQLEKEKKEFEQKFSKEQAALREQLQVHIQTIGILVSEKSELQTALGHTQQAARQKSGEAEDLAARLQSSRQRVAELERTLSSISMQQKQSEKHSKELVKERDNLKLELYKQSKGSEELKQQNSELSEKLRSMVSENSAMKLDMEDLHKKLEMAELMIQQFSNQSGSLDANQQLQVALEERASLETQIAQLSESLHQLQAERDQYVEKLKEEGSIWQQRVQQLSEQVHTMAEEKEKHMTQIRELEASVTELLSKSVKPTDIEASSPAGPTEAELSLQEEVQRLQQEKEELHGQYQAQVRDNEQLSHLNREQEERLLELEKAVQRYSEESVDRQQILESMQSDKATISRALSQNRELKEQLAELQNGFVKLTNENMEVTSALQSEQHVKKELAKKLGQLQENLEELKETLELKTQEARGLQDQRDQYYSHLQQYTVAYQQLAAEKEELHKQYLLQTQLMDRLQHEEVQGKVTVEMHLKELQQTKESLEAVAKENKELQAQISQLAAELDGRMLHRVEGDGVESEAMIEENQKSSFVIPENFESHEEMVAFLTSAMSQVEKEREDMSQQLAAQKQQCRSLLQQIAALRQEQQQNVTLSGDSTVDTVPVEVHEALKTAMEKLQSRFTDLMREKADLKERLEELEHRCIQLSGETDTIGEYIALYQSQRAILKQRHQEKEEYISRLAQDKEEMKVKLLELQDLVMRLVGERNEWYGKYVAAAQNPELLASQNESMLPVERRIELNATDGEGLREVSLSDEPEQEAVLHQSSFSPIDSKATQPNQEDPTAKQIMQLLREIQNPQERLGSLLENPCIPFFYRADENDEVKIMVV, encoded by the exons ATGGCGGAcggcagcaggcagagcaagctGGCCGCGGCCAAGAAGAAG ctgaagGAATACCAGCAGAAGAATAGCCCTGGAGCAACTGCTGGAGCCAAGAAAAAACGAAAAACTAAAGAAGGAAGTAGACCCGAGACTCCCACAAATGACGACCGACAGTCTCCAGAGAAC ATTAATGAAGGTGAAGATCATAAAAATGCTTTGGATGAGAATAG GTCTCTGTCATCAACAGAAAGTCTCCGCCAATTGTCCGAACAACTCAATGGCCTTGTTTCTCAG TCTACATCATATGTGAATGGAGAAAGTGCTGTTTCTTCCACAAATATTAAGGAAATGGAA ACACGTTATCAGGAGCTGGCAGTAGCCCTAGATTCCAGCAATCTAACTAACAAACAGCTCATTACAAAGATAGAGGAACTG AAACAGCAGAACCAAGAAGCAATGAATCAGCTGGAGAAG gaaaagaaggagTTTGAACAGAAATTTTCTAAAGAGCAAGCAGCACTGCGGGAACAGTTGCAA gtTCATATTCAGACTATTGGAATTCTAGTTTCTGAGAAGTCTGAGTTGCAGACGGCCCTTGGGCATACTCAACAAGCTGCACGGCAGAAATCAG GAGAAGCTGAGGACCTTGCTGCTCGTTTGCAGTCATCTCGACAGAGGGTAGCAGAGCTAGAACGCACCTTGTCCTCCATCTCTATGCAACAGAAACAGTCGGAGAAG cataGTAAAGAGTTAGTGAAGGAGCGGGACAATCTGAAACTGGAACTGTACAAACAGAG caaaGGTAGTGAGGAGCTAAAGCAGCAGAACTCAGAACTGTCAGAGAAACTCCGCTCCATGGTTTCTGAGAACTCAGCCATGAAGCTAGATATGGAGGATTTGCATAAGAAACTGGAAATGGCTGAACTGATGATCCAACAG TTCTCAAATCAGTCAGGAAGTCTGGATGCCAACCAACAGTTGCAGGTAGCACTAGAGGAGAGGGCAAGCCTGGAAACTCAAATTGCTCAG CTCTCAGAGTCACTTCAccagctgcaggcagaaagAGATCAGTATGTAGAGAAActgaaggaggagggaagcatTTGGCAGCAGCGGGTACAACAGCTCTCTGAGCAG GTCCACACAatggcagaggagaaagagaagcatATGACCCAAATTCGAGAGCTAGAAGCCAGTGTTACAGAACTGTTGAGCAAATCAG TTAAGCCCACGGATATTGAGGCTTCCTCACCGGCAGGGCCCACAGAAGCTGAGCTGAGTCTGCAGGAAGAGGTCCAGCGGCtgcagcaagagaaggaggaactGCATGGGCAGTACCAGGCCCAGGTCCGGGACAATGAGCAGCTGAGCCACCTCAacagggagcaggaggagcgGCTGCTGGAGCTCGAGAAGGCTGTGCAGCGCTACAGTGAGGAGTCTGTGGACAGACAGCAGATCCTGGAGAGCATGCAGAGTGACAAGGCCACAATCAGTAGGGCTCTGAGCCAAAACCGGgagctgaaggagcagctggcTGAACTGCAGAATGGATTTGTCAAACTG ACAAATGAAAACATGGAGGTTACAAGTGCCCTACAGTCAGAGCAACATGTAAAGAAAGAGCTGGCCAAGAAGCTTGGGCAGCTACAAGAGAACCTGGAGGAGCTCAAAGAGACG CTGgaactgaaaacacaggaagctcGGGGACTGCAGGACCAGCGGGACCAGTACTACAGCCACTTACAACAGTACACTGTGGCATACCAGCAGCTAGCTGCTGAGAAAGAGGAACTGCACAAGCAGTACTTGCTTCAGACACAGCTAATGGATCGGCTACAGCATGAGGAAGTTCAGGGGAAGGTGACTGTGGAAATGCACCTGAAGGAGCTGCAGCAGACTAAG GAAAGTCTGGAAGCTGTtgctaaggaaaacaaagagctgCAGGCCCAGATCAGTCAGTTAGCAGCAGAGCTGGATGGCAGGATGTTGCACCGAGTAGAAG GAGATGGAGTTGAAAGTGAAGCAATGAttgaagaaaaccaaaaatcttCATTTGTGATCCCAGAGAACTTTGAAAGCCACGAAGAAATG gttgctttCTTGACATCTGCCATGTCCCAAGTGGAGAAGGAGCGAGAAGATATGAGCCAACAGCTAGCTGCTCAGAAACAGCAATGCAGaagcctcctgcagcaaatagcAGCTCTTAGGCAGGAGCAGCAACAAAATGTCACACTGAGTGGAG ATTCCACTGTGGATACTGTTCCAGTGGAGGTTCATGAGGCTTTGAAAACTGCCATGGAAAAACTACAG TCCCGTTTCACAGACTTGATGCGTGAGAAAGCTGATCTGAAGGAACGTCTAGAAGAGCTAGAACATCGCTGCATACAGCTATCTGGGGAAACAGACACCATTG GGGAATATATTGCATTATACCAGAGTCAAAGGGCTATCCTCAAACAGCGGCACCAAGAGAAAGAGGAGTACATCAGCAGGTTGGCTCAGGATAAGGAAGAGATGAAG GTGAAGTTACTGGAGCTGCAGGACTTGGTGATGCGTCTGGTTGGGGAAAGAAATGAATGGTATGGCAAGTATGTGGCAGCTGCTCAGAACCCAGAGCTGTTAGCAAGCCAGAATGAGAGTATGCTTCCAGTGGAGAGGCGCATTGAACTGAATGCTACTGATGGAGAAG GATTACGAGAAGTGAGTTTATCAGATGAACCAGAACAAGAAGCTGTTCTTCATCAATCCAGTTTCTCCCCTATTGACAGTAAAGCTACTCAACCAAACCAAGAGGACCCCACAGCAAAGCAAATAATGCAGCTTCTCAGAGAAATCCAGAACCCTCAGGAGAGGCTGGGCTCCCTGCTAGAAAACCCCTGCATTCCCTTCTTCTACCGTGCTGATGAGAATGATGAGGTCAAAATCATGGTGGTTTAA